The following proteins come from a genomic window of Anabrus simplex isolate iqAnaSimp1 chromosome 7, ASM4041472v1, whole genome shotgun sequence:
- the LOC136877243 gene encoding facilitated trehalose transporter Tret1-2 homolog — protein sequence MADAPAENAQQGGGKTSKYAPQVVAALVATLGGFSLGTVIGWNAPASYPIAQMFYDGDMKKAEYILGWTGSIMPLGACTAMVLMALIVDRIGRKVVMLGLAFPFILSWLILAFWAAIPALLIGRFLSGLCGGSFCVVAPIYIGEIAQKEIRGTLGVFFQLLLVIGILYSFALGLLRRLDFLSYMNIIPNVLFIILMIFMPESPMYLLGKEKKDAAKVSLQWFRGKNTNIDAELEEMEESVRASKERKGTLKDMFKQKASKKATATSLLLMFCQQLSGINIVMFYATDIFRDAKTGLNEDLSTVILGLSQVFATVVAAVLIDRVGRRILLIISHAGMGVCLAVLGVYFHMKEREMEAAANIGWLAVLCTCVYLLSFSLGSGPIPWAMLGELFPAEIKGIAGSFCSFVNWMLAFVVTKTFYDIRNAINSDGCYWLYAAFCFTGTVLIFFFVIETKNKTLEEIQREFGGGTAGGETEAAG from the coding sequence CAACTTTGGGCGGATTTTCTCTCGGTACCGTGATCGGATGGAACGCTCCGGCCAGCTACCCCATCGCTCAGATGTTCTACGATGGTGATATGAAGAAGGCGGAGTACATATTGGGCTGGACGGGAAGTATCATGCCACTGGGAGCGTGCACCGCCATGGTGTTGATGGCTTTGATCGTCGATCGTATTGGCCGAAAGGTTGTCATGCTAGGCCTAGCATTCCCCTTCATCCTCTCCTGGCTTATCCTGGCTTTCTGGGCAGCCATTCCTGCATTGCTGATCGGACGTTTCCTCTCGGGGTTATGCGGAGGCTCCTTCTGCGTTGTGGCGCCTATCTACATTGGAGAGATCGCCCAGAAAGAAATTCGCGGAACACTGGGTGTTTTCTTCCAACTGCTTCTAGTCATCGGTATTTTGTACTCCTTTGCATTGGGGCTGCTTCGGAGACTAGACTTCTTGTCATATATGAATATAATACCGAATGTGTTGTTCATTATTCTCATGATTTTCATGCCTGAGTCACCAATGTATCTCTTGGGAAAAGAGAAAAAGGATGCTGCGAAGGTCTCTCTGCAGTGGTTCCGTGGGAAGAACACCAATATAGACGCGGAGTTAGAAGAGATGGAAGAATCAGTTCGGGCTAGTAAAGAAAGGAAAGGAACTCTCAAGGATATGTTTAAACAGAAGGCGAGTAAGAAAGCCACTGCTACGTCGCTGTTGCTCATGTTCTGCCAGCAGCTTAGCGGTATAAACATTGTCATGTTCTACGCTACGGACATCTTCAGAGATGCCAAAACTGGACTGAACGAGGATCTGAGCACTGTTATCTTGGGATTGAGTCAAGTGTTTGCGACTGTAGTGGCGGCCGTATTGATAGACAGAGTGGGCCGTAGGATACTCCTGATCATATCTCACGCAGGAATGGGAGTTTGTTTGGCAGTGCTGGGGGTTTATTTTCACATGAAGGAGCGTGAAATGGAGGCTGCTGCAAACATCGGCTGGCTTGCTGTGCTATGTACATGCGTTTATCTGCTCTCCTTCTCTCTGGGAAGTGGCCCTATCCCTTGGGCCATGTTGGGAGAACTCTTTCCTGCTGAGATAAAAGGGATTGCTGGATCTTTCTGTTCATTCGTAAATTGGATGCTTGCTTTCGTTGTTACCAAAACATTCTACGATATACGAAATGCCATCAACAGTGACGGTTGCTACTGGCTGTACGCTGCCTTTTGCTTCACTGGAACCGTATTAATATTCTTCTTTGTCATAGAAACAAAAAATAAGACTTTAGAAGAAATACAGAGGGAATTTGGAGGCGGAACTGCTGGTGGCGAAACTGAAGCTGCTGGGTAA